Below is a genomic region from Fusobacterium nucleatum.
TATCTTCTTTTAATGCCATTCTTATTAAATCGTCCATTTGAAATTTATCTATTTTTCTCAAGTTCATCTTCTTTAATCCTTTGCATTATGATATTTTTATTTTCTTTTTCATCTGTCAATAAAATTTTATCTACCATATTTTTAAAAATATCATCTGTTATGTTATTATAAACAGAAATATTATTTTCGTCAATAATTGACTGTGAAGCTCTTTTTGCAAATACAACACTTTCTAGTAATGAATTGCTTGCAAGCCTATTTTGACCATGAACACCTGTACAAGCAACTTCTCCAATAGCATATAAATTTTTTATTGAAGTTTTAGAATTCATATCAACCTTAATTCCTCCCATTGTATAGTGTTGAGCAGGGACTATTGGAACTTTATCTTTAAGTGGATTTATCCCTTTTTTCATTAAATGATTATAAATATTAGGAAATCTCTCTTTAATATCTAACTTTATTGTACTAAAATCCAGCCATTCATATTCAGACTTATCTTTTTTCATCTCTTCTAATATTGCCTTTGTAACCTTATCTCTAGGTTTTAATTCATCTGTAAACCTTTCTAATTTTTGATTTAAAAGTATTGCTCCTTCACCTCTTACTGATTCTGAAATTAAAAATTTTCTTTCATTTTTCTTTGTATAAAATGTAGTTGGGTGTATTTGTATATATGAAATATCTTTTAATTCTATATTATGTCTAATAGCTACTGCAACACCATCTCCATTTATATGAGAAAAATTTGTAGTATTTTTATATATTCCTCCTAAGCCACCTGTTGCTAAAACTGTAAATTTTGATTTTATAACAAATACTTCTTCTTTTTTTGCTAATATTCCTAAACAATTATTTTCTTTTTCAATAATATCTAAAAATTCACAATCTTCAATTATTTTTATATTATCTCTTTCTAAAACTTTTTCTATAAGACTTTCCATTATATATTTACCAGTTTGGTCCTCACAATAGAGAATCCTAAATTTTCTATGTCCTCCCTCTCTTGTATAGAATAAACCTTTTTCATTTCCTGTAAATTTCACTCCATTTTCAATTAAAGTTTTTATTGCTTCTTCTGACTCATCAACTAATATTCCAACTGCTTTTCTATCATTTTTATAATGTCCTGCAATTAAGGTATCTTCAATGTACTCTTCTCTATCCTCTTTTCCTCTACAAACAGATATTCCCCCTTGTGCAAGATAAGAATTACTATCTTTAAGTTTTTTCTTTGTTACTAATATTATTCTAAAATTTTTATCTAAAGTCAAAGCACAAATTAATCCTGCAACTCCAGAACCAATTATAACTACATCACAATTTTCAACTTTCATTTTAATCTCCTGCCAATTCTAACATTCTTTCCAAAGGAATTAAAGCTTTTTTAGCTATTTCATCACTAACTTCTAACTCATCTCCACCATCTAATAAAATCTTTTCTATTTTTTCTAAGGTATTTTTTTTCATACTTTTACATATTAAAGTATCTGCAAAATACAGTTTTTTATTAGGAGCTTTTTCATAAATCTTATGCTGTATTCCTCTTTCAGTTACAATTATAAATTCATTTCCATCTTTTAAAACTTCTCCAATTATTCCACTTGTACTTCCAATATAATCAGCTAAATTTAAAATTTCTTCTTTACATTCAGGATGTGCTAAAACCCTAGCATTAGGATATTCATTTTTTAATTTTATTACATTTTCTAAATGTACTAAGTTATGCACACAACAATATCCTTCATTTAAAATAATATTTTTATTTTTAACTTGTTTTGTAATATATGAAGCTAAATTTCCATCAGGAACTATGAATATATTTTTTTCTTTTAATTTGCTTACAATCTTAACTGCATTAGATGAAGTTATACATACATCACAATAAGCTTTAATCTCAGCTGTTGAATTTATATAGCAAACCACTGCTAAATCATCATATTTTTCTCTCATTTCTTTTATTTTTTTTATAGTTATCATATGTGCCATTGGACAATCAGCATAAATATCAACCATATGTACCATTTTTTCTGGATTTAAAATTTTTATACTTTCACCCATAAAATATACTCCAGCCATTATTATTGTTTTATTCTCCAATTTTGTTGCTGTTTTTGCTAAGTAAAAAGAATCTCCAACATAATCAGCAATCTCTTGTACTTCTCCATCTACATAATAATGAGCTAAAATTGCAACATCTTTTTCTTTCTGTAATTCCTTTATTCTGTCCTTCATTAATCCTCCTAAAATATTTTATAGCAAAATTTTCTGAAGAAATTATAGCACTAAATATCTTTATTGACAAGACAATAA
It encodes:
- a CDS encoding L-aspartate oxidase, whose amino-acid sequence is MKVENCDVVIIGSGVAGLICALTLDKNFRIILVTKKKLKDSNSYLAQGGISVCRGKEDREEYIEDTLIAGHYKNDRKAVGILVDESEEAIKTLIENGVKFTGNEKGLFYTREGGHRKFRILYCEDQTGKYIMESLIEKVLERDNIKIIEDCEFLDIIEKENNCLGILAKKEEVFVIKSKFTVLATGGLGGIYKNTTNFSHINGDGVAVAIRHNIELKDISYIQIHPTTFYTKKNERKFLISESVRGEGAILLNQKLERFTDELKPRDKVTKAILEEMKKDKSEYEWLDFSTIKLDIKERFPNIYNHLMKKGINPLKDKVPIVPAQHYTMGGIKVDMNSKTSIKNLYAIGEVACTGVHGQNRLASNSLLESVVFAKRASQSIIDENNISVYNNITDDIFKNMVDKILLTDEKENKNIIMQRIKEDELEKNR
- the nadA gene encoding quinolinate synthase NadA encodes the protein MKDRIKELQKEKDVAILAHYYVDGEVQEIADYVGDSFYLAKTATKLENKTIIMAGVYFMGESIKILNPEKMVHMVDIYADCPMAHMITIKKIKEMREKYDDLAVVCYINSTAEIKAYCDVCITSSNAVKIVSKLKEKNIFIVPDGNLASYITKQVKNKNIILNEGYCCVHNLVHLENVIKLKNEYPNARVLAHPECKEEILNLADYIGSTSGIIGEVLKDGNEFIIVTERGIQHKIYEKAPNKKLYFADTLICKSMKKNTLEKIEKILLDGGDELEVSDEIAKKALIPLERMLELAGD